A part of Salvelinus alpinus chromosome 5, SLU_Salpinus.1, whole genome shotgun sequence genomic DNA contains:
- the LOC139575548 gene encoding putative uncharacterized protein FLJ46204 has translation MMPAANHYTWTFCKCVIYLKVTAARDIRSHTSALHTHTPHTHTPHTHHTHTHTPHTHTHHTHTHTTHTLPSSYTLPSSYTHTHTTILIHTPHTHTHYHPHTHTHTHYHPHTHTHTHYHPHTHHTHTLPSSYTHTHYHPHTHTHTTILIHTHTLPSSHTHTHYHPHTHTPHTLPSSHTHYHPHTHTHTHIPSSYTHTHTHTTILTHTHTLPSSYTHTHTHTHYHPHTHHTHTHTHTHTLPSSHTHTHTHTHYHPHTHCIDIVTFSFVLTVVFPLFISSRYLFERDNVLFQCNCSGHRGVLTRGTGK, from the exons ATGATGCCAGCAGCGAACCATTACACCTGGACCTTTTGTAAATGTGTTATCTACCTCAAGGTAACAGCAGCGAGAGACATTCGAAGCCACACTAgtgctttacacacacacacaccacacacacacacaccacacacacaccacacacacacacacacaccacacacacacacacaccacacacacacacacaccacacacacactaccatcctCATACACACTACcatcctcatacacacacacacacactaccatcctcatacacacaccacacacacacacacactaccatcctcatacacacacacacacacactaccatcctcatacacacacacacacacactaccatcctcatacacaccacacacacacactaccatcctcatacacacacacacactaccatcctcacacacacacacacactaccatcctcatacacacacacacactaccatcctcacacacacacacacactaccatcctcacacacacacaccacacacactaccatcctcacacacacactaccatcctcatacacacacacacacacacataccatcctcatacacacacacacacacacacactaccatcctcacacacacacacacactaccatcctcatacacacacacacacacacacacacactaccatcctcatacacaccacacacacacacacacacacacacacacactaccatcctcacacacacacacacacacacacacacactaccatcctcacacaca TTGCATTGACATAGTGACCTTCTCTTTTGTTTTGACAGTCGTGTTTCCATTATTTATTTCTAGCAGATATTTATTTGAACGGGACAACGTGTTATTTCAATGTAACTGTTCTGGACACCGAGGCGTTTTGACGAGAGGGACGGGGAAGTGA